From Paenibacillus sp. V4I7, one genomic window encodes:
- a CDS encoding carbohydrate ABC transporter permease → MMDSNLVRATGQEPSGPRHQEARKKSFVRAFSKNAPGWLFVTPWIVGLLLFYLYPLVSSIYLSFTSYSILKAGQFVGLQNYQSLMQDKVFWSSIYNTVYYALVFVPLSIVLSIWLALLLNTRVKGIAIYRTVFYLPTLVPLVAKAVLWMWLLNPQAGLVNQLLSRLGIDGPPWLGNEAWAKPTLVMISLWAVGQTVVIFLAGLQGISQEYYDAASVDGARWYQKFGLVTLPLLTPVIFYNLVMGIISSIQVFSLPYTLTGGSGSPAGSMMFYVMYLYQNAFLYLKMGYASAMAWILFIVIALLTVVIFISSKKWVHYQGD, encoded by the coding sequence ATGATGGATTCAAACTTGGTCCGAGCTACTGGACAGGAGCCTTCCGGTCCTAGACATCAAGAAGCCCGGAAGAAATCTTTCGTCCGAGCTTTCAGTAAAAACGCGCCTGGCTGGCTATTCGTCACCCCTTGGATAGTGGGTCTGCTGCTCTTTTATTTGTACCCACTTGTCAGTTCCATCTATCTCAGTTTTACCTCTTACAGCATTCTGAAGGCCGGACAATTTGTCGGCCTTCAGAATTACCAAAGCTTGATGCAGGACAAAGTGTTTTGGAGCTCTATTTACAATACCGTGTATTACGCTCTTGTCTTCGTTCCGCTTAGTATAGTCCTAAGTATATGGCTGGCGCTGCTGTTGAACACGAGAGTAAAGGGAATCGCGATCTACCGTACGGTCTTTTATCTGCCGACTCTTGTTCCCTTGGTTGCTAAGGCAGTCCTCTGGATGTGGCTGCTGAACCCTCAGGCGGGGCTGGTCAATCAATTATTGTCCAGATTGGGCATTGATGGTCCCCCATGGTTGGGCAATGAGGCCTGGGCTAAGCCCACCCTCGTTATGATATCTTTATGGGCCGTTGGACAGACGGTCGTCATCTTCCTTGCTGGATTGCAGGGTATATCGCAGGAATATTATGATGCTGCTTCGGTTGACGGTGCTAGATGGTATCAGAAATTTGGGCTGGTCACCTTACCGCTGCTAACGCCAGTCATCTTCTACAACTTGGTAATGGGTATTATTAGTTCCATTCAAGTGTTCTCCTTACCTTATACGCTTACGGGCGGGAGTGGCTCACCAGCTGGGTCGATGATGTTTTATGTCATGTATTTGTACCAGAATGCTTTTCTGTATCTGAAAATGGGCTATGCATCGGCTATGGCATGGATTCTTTTTATCGTGATTGCTTTGCTAACGGTCGTGATTTTCATCTCATCTAAAAAATGGGTTCATTATCAAGGGGACTAG
- the ade gene encoding adenine deaminase, with translation MMLNKRNKLVEVSRTLAKVAIGEVFSDVVIKNGTLVNVYSGELIEHMDVAVAAGRIAYVGNADHTIGAQTVIIDATGKYMSPGLLDGHMHVESTMLSVTEFAKAALAKGTTGIFMDPHEIANVFGTEGVRLMHEEGQQLPLKVFTTFPSCVPATNGLEDAGASLEVTDIKEGLQWDNVVGLGEVMNFPGVVYGDPKMCGEIEETIKSGKTVTGHFPSDDDRMLQAYMASGVTSDHETVTREQGLHKVRMGMHLMIREGSAWHDVKEVIKVVTEDKVNTANISLVTDDVSPQTLVEKGHLNHVVCRAIEEGVDPVTAIQMVTINVARYFKMEQDLGSITPGKYADILLLDDLQKVEPSTVITDGQVVFDNGKLTVDFPDFVYPEHIRNSMNVKRELTAEDFKLVSRSNQDKTQVNVIRIIENSARTEKMTAALGVEEGIIQPDVEQDIIRLACIERHRGTGQISLGFTHGFQLKAGAVASTVAHDSHNLIVMGINEQDMALAANELVKMGGGMIVVENSKVLAQVPMTIAGLMSDKSLLEVVKEVAELEKAWKQIGCPLNAPFMTFSLIALPVIPEIRISNRGVVDVTQFKLIEVEIG, from the coding sequence ATGATGCTAAATAAAAGAAATAAACTAGTTGAAGTGAGCAGAACGCTAGCTAAGGTTGCAATAGGCGAAGTATTTTCCGATGTAGTCATTAAGAATGGAACACTCGTCAATGTGTATTCTGGTGAATTAATTGAGCATATGGATGTTGCTGTTGCTGCTGGGAGAATTGCCTATGTAGGGAATGCAGACCATACCATTGGGGCTCAAACGGTCATTATCGATGCCACAGGGAAGTATATGTCTCCAGGCTTATTAGATGGTCATATGCATGTTGAAAGCACTATGCTTTCCGTTACCGAGTTTGCCAAAGCGGCATTAGCCAAAGGAACAACGGGGATTTTTATGGACCCACATGAAATTGCCAATGTGTTTGGAACAGAAGGTGTAAGGCTGATGCACGAAGAGGGGCAGCAGCTGCCTCTTAAAGTTTTTACGACTTTCCCATCCTGCGTACCAGCGACTAACGGCTTGGAAGATGCAGGTGCAAGCTTAGAAGTAACCGATATTAAAGAGGGATTGCAGTGGGACAACGTGGTCGGACTAGGCGAAGTCATGAATTTTCCTGGTGTCGTTTACGGTGATCCGAAAATGTGCGGGGAGATTGAAGAAACAATCAAGAGTGGTAAAACGGTCACAGGACATTTTCCGAGTGATGATGATCGTATGCTGCAGGCTTATATGGCATCGGGCGTGACATCTGATCATGAAACCGTAACTAGGGAACAAGGTCTTCACAAAGTCCGCATGGGGATGCACCTTATGATTCGTGAAGGTTCGGCCTGGCATGATGTCAAAGAGGTCATTAAGGTGGTAACCGAAGATAAGGTCAACACGGCCAATATTTCGCTCGTCACGGATGATGTAAGTCCGCAAACGTTGGTGGAGAAAGGGCATCTCAATCATGTGGTTTGCCGCGCAATCGAAGAGGGTGTCGACCCTGTAACTGCGATTCAAATGGTAACGATTAATGTGGCCCGTTATTTTAAAATGGAGCAAGATTTGGGCAGTATTACTCCCGGTAAATATGCTGACATTTTATTACTGGATGATTTACAGAAGGTCGAGCCTTCCACGGTCATTACCGACGGTCAAGTTGTTTTTGATAATGGCAAGCTTACGGTTGATTTCCCCGATTTCGTCTATCCCGAACACATCCGTAATTCCATGAACGTTAAGCGCGAGCTTACGGCAGAGGACTTCAAGCTTGTAAGTCGAAGTAATCAGGATAAGACGCAAGTCAATGTCATCCGCATTATTGAAAACAGTGCAAGAACAGAGAAAATGACTGCAGCTCTAGGTGTTGAAGAAGGGATCATCCAACCAGATGTAGAGCAGGATATTATCCGTCTCGCCTGTATCGAGCGACACCGTGGAACGGGTCAAATTTCACTTGGTTTTACGCATGGCTTTCAATTGAAGGCGGGTGCAGTAGCATCTACAGTGGCGCATGACAGTCATAATCTAATTGTTATGGGGATTAATGAACAGGATATGGCTTTGGCTGCTAATGAGCTTGTCAAAATGGGAGGCGGTATGATTGTTGTAGAGAACAGTAAAGTGCTGGCTCAAGTACCGATGACCATCGCAGGCCTCATGTCAGATAAATCATTGCTTGAAGTCGTTAAAGAGGTTGCTGAGCTCGAGAAAGCGTGGAAACAAATTGGCTGTCCGTTGAACGCCCCGTTTATGACATTCTCATTAATTGCCTTACCCGTTATTCCAGAAATTCGGATTTCAAACCGAGGGGTTGTCGATGTAACGCAGTTCAAGCTAATTGAAGTGGAAATTGGTTAA
- a CDS encoding ABC transporter substrate-binding protein, whose protein sequence is MTKRTHGGPKAVLALIASVGLLAGCSSANQTGTTGSTNTPGTKEPASSTAKASGTVTFWYDKTGVAGEAIKAAADAFQAAHPEIKLNAVYVADLTVGGGQKLMSAVAGGTAPDAVFFDRFQIASWAQQEALIDISDRVKKDAIDPKKFYPAAWNEVVYKDKVYGLPVSTDGRALFYNKDHFKEVGLDPEKPPKTIKELEEYAAKLTVKEGNIYKRIGLIPWSNQGNFYTWGWAFGGNFYNTSTGKVTPNDPKNVEALQWLQDYANKYNISDMKSLASSTQINPFAAGKVSMEIGNNLLAATVKAANTNVNFGVAQLPTPTGDQTVTWSGGFSLVIPKGAKNQDGAWELLKFFTGDEAQEKLTKSYLSVVHSVNQKVFANDPINTKILGFLGTAHWRPVISQGQLLWNEMASALDMASNNKGKPKELLDSVADKVNAALASDQKSK, encoded by the coding sequence ATGACAAAGAGAACGCACGGTGGTCCCAAAGCGGTCTTAGCTCTTATTGCGAGTGTAGGTTTACTAGCAGGCTGCTCTTCGGCCAATCAAACAGGTACAACTGGATCGACGAACACGCCGGGTACAAAGGAACCAGCATCATCAACTGCTAAGGCCTCTGGAACCGTGACATTTTGGTACGATAAGACAGGTGTGGCAGGAGAAGCGATTAAGGCTGCTGCTGATGCTTTCCAGGCAGCGCATCCCGAAATTAAATTGAATGCTGTATATGTGGCTGATTTGACAGTCGGCGGAGGACAAAAGCTGATGTCCGCTGTCGCTGGGGGAACTGCCCCGGATGCGGTATTCTTCGATCGCTTCCAGATTGCCTCATGGGCCCAGCAGGAGGCTTTGATCGATATTTCGGACAGGGTCAAGAAAGATGCCATCGATCCGAAAAAGTTTTATCCAGCTGCATGGAATGAGGTTGTGTACAAGGATAAAGTATACGGGCTTCCGGTTTCTACGGATGGGCGGGCCTTGTTCTATAACAAGGATCATTTCAAGGAAGTTGGACTTGACCCTGAGAAGCCGCCTAAGACGATCAAAGAGCTGGAAGAATATGCGGCCAAGCTGACCGTGAAGGAAGGAAACATCTATAAGCGGATCGGTCTTATACCGTGGTCTAATCAAGGCAATTTCTATACGTGGGGATGGGCGTTCGGCGGCAATTTCTATAACACGAGCACCGGTAAAGTAACACCTAATGATCCTAAGAACGTTGAGGCACTGCAATGGCTGCAGGATTATGCCAACAAATATAATATCAGTGACATGAAATCATTAGCGAGCTCGACTCAGATCAATCCATTTGCGGCCGGCAAGGTAAGCATGGAAATCGGAAACAACTTGCTGGCAGCAACCGTTAAAGCAGCTAATACGAATGTGAACTTCGGTGTTGCGCAGCTGCCGACACCGACCGGAGATCAGACGGTTACATGGTCGGGTGGTTTCAGTCTCGTCATTCCCAAGGGTGCCAAAAATCAGGATGGCGCATGGGAGCTCCTGAAGTTCTTTACAGGTGATGAGGCACAAGAAAAATTGACAAAATCCTACCTGTCAGTCGTTCATTCAGTAAACCAAAAAGTGTTTGCGAATGATCCTATCAATACTAAAATTCTCGGATTTCTAGGAACGGCACACTGGCGTCCAGTAATTTCGCAAGGGCAGCTGCTTTGGAACGAGATGGCTAGCGCCTTGGATATGGCCTCGAACAATAAAGGCAAACCGAAGGAACTGCTCGACAGTGTGGCAGACAAGGTGAATGCTGCTCTGGCTAGTGACCAAAAAAGCAAATGA
- a CDS encoding arylamine N-acetyltransferase: MYSKNSQIQTYLERMRFEGSLDGSAKTLADLQECHLHTVPYENLDIMNRTALSLDPQDVYQKIVVRGRGGYCFELNALFGWLLRELGYPVTDLVARFWRDEPNIPPKRRHHVLKVEAEGTTYLCDVGVGGIVPRRPIAWIEGHEQHQGGECYRLERDAYYGWMLCEQKNKEWNRIYSFTEEPQLPKDFTFATFWCENAPDSIFTKSPMVAMRTLEGRNTLAGREFRIFTSAGVRTFTPQTEEAYKAALQEHFGIHLD; encoded by the coding sequence ATGTACAGTAAAAATAGTCAGATTCAGACCTATCTGGAGCGCATGAGGTTTGAAGGATCGCTCGATGGCAGCGCTAAGACATTGGCGGACCTTCAGGAGTGTCATCTGCACACGGTTCCATACGAAAATTTGGACATTATGAACCGCACAGCTTTATCGTTGGATCCTCAGGATGTATATCAAAAGATTGTCGTACGTGGGCGCGGTGGGTACTGCTTCGAGCTGAACGCTTTATTCGGCTGGCTGCTGCGAGAGCTTGGCTACCCGGTCACAGACTTGGTTGCTCGATTTTGGCGCGACGAGCCGAACATACCACCGAAACGACGTCATCACGTCCTGAAGGTAGAAGCAGAAGGCACGACTTATTTGTGTGATGTCGGAGTAGGCGGAATTGTCCCGCGCAGGCCCATCGCATGGATCGAGGGTCATGAACAGCATCAAGGCGGAGAGTGCTACCGTCTCGAGCGCGATGCCTATTATGGTTGGATGCTATGTGAGCAGAAGAACAAGGAATGGAACCGCATTTACTCGTTTACGGAGGAACCTCAGCTGCCGAAGGATTTCACCTTTGCGACCTTCTGGTGTGAGAACGCCCCGGATTCGATATTTACCAAAAGCCCAATGGTAGCCATGCGTACCCTTGAGGGACGGAATACACTGGCGGGCCGAGAATTTCGCATCTTTACTTCCGCGGGGGTAAGGACTTTCACTCCGCAGACCGAAGAAGCGTATAAAGCGGCCTTGCAAGAACATTTTGGTATTCATCTAGATTAA